In one Procambarus clarkii isolate CNS0578487 chromosome 29, FALCON_Pclarkii_2.0, whole genome shotgun sequence genomic region, the following are encoded:
- the LOC138369553 gene encoding salivary glue protein Sgs-3-like: protein MTSTTRSPRHRTSTTRSPRHMTSTTRSPRHMTSTTRSPRHMTSTTRSPRHMTSTTRSPRHMTSTTRSPRHMTSTTRSPRHMTSTTRSPRHMTSTTRSPRHMTSTTRSPRHMTSTTYLASHAK, encoded by the coding sequence ATGACCTCCACTACACGGTCTCCTCGCCACAGGACCTCCACTACACGTTCTCCTCGCCACATGACCTCCACTACACGTTCTCCTCGCCACATGACCTCCACTACACGTTCTCCTCGCCACATGACCTCCACTACACGTTCTCCTCGCCACATGACCTCCACTACACGGTCTCCTCGCCACATGACCTCCACTACACGTTCTCCTCGCCACATGACCTCCACTACACGGTCTCCTCGCCACATGACCTCCACTACACGTTCTCCTCGCCACATGACCTCCACTACACGGTCTCCTCGCCACATGACCTCCACTACACGGTCTCCTCGCCACATGACCTCCACTACATATCTTGCCTCGCACGccaaatag